Proteins encoded in a region of the Vicia villosa cultivar HV-30 ecotype Madison, WI linkage group LG5, Vvil1.0, whole genome shotgun sequence genome:
- the LOC131605708 gene encoding uncharacterized mitochondrial protein AtMg00810-like produces MKLPQGVHSSQPGQVCKLNKSLYGLKQASRQWFEKLTTFLQAQGFTHAHADHTLFTKSDSSSFTAILVYVDDIILAGTSLTIFKDLKRALDCTFYIKDLGELKYFLGLEVARSSKGITLCQRKYCLELLKDAGLTGCKPVTTPLDASTRLHQDDGSIFSDVTAYRRLVGRLLYLTTTRPDIAFATQQLSQYMTAPTESHYKAALRVLRYLKQSPAHGILLSQNSDLQLSGFSDADWGGCLDTRRSVSGYCFFIGHSLVSWKAKKQLTVSCSSAEAEYRALASATRELQWLCFLLHDLKQHPSRLPVLYCDSQSAIHISANPVFHERTKHLDIDCHLVREKLQAGVMRLLPVASKDQAADVFTKALGPRPFHDCISKLGLINIYQPQACGGVTKHKADVAE; encoded by the coding sequence ATGAAGCTGCCACAAGGTGTTCATTCCTCTCAGCCTGGACAAGTTTGTAAGTTAAATAAATCTCTTTACGGCTTGAAGCAAGCAAGTCGTCAATGGTTTGAGAAGTTAACAACTTTTCTTCAGGCGCAAGGTTTCACTCATGCACATGCAGACCATACCTTGTTCACTAAGTCTGATTCTTCTTCATTCACTGCCATTTTGGTATACGTGGATGATATTATCCTGGCAGGCACTTCTCTCACCATCTTCAAAGATCTTAAACGGGCTTTGGATTGCACATTCTATATCAAAGATCTTGGGGAATTAAAATATTTCTTGGGTCTCGAGGTGGCTAGATCTTCCAAGGGAATTACACTATGCCAACGTAAATACTGCTTGGAACTTCTAAAGGATGCTGGCCTCACTGGTTGTAAGCCTGTTACTACCCCTTTAGATGCTTCCACTCGCTTGCATCAAGACGATGGATCTATATTCTCTGATGTCACTGCTTATAGGCGACTTGTGGGTAGACTTTTGTACCTTACTACCACAagacctgatattgcctttgcCACTCAACAACTGAGTCAATACATGACTGCACCCACTGAGTCTCACTACAAGGCTGCTTTGCGTGTGCTCCGGTACCTCAAGCAATCACCTGCTCATGGTATTCTTCTCTCTCAGAATTCAGACTTACAACTCTCCGGGTTTAGTGATGCTGACTGGGGTGGTTGTCTTGACACTCGACGATCTGTTTCTGGTTATTGTTTCTTCATTGGTCACTCCTTGGTATCTTGGAAAGCCAAGAAACAACTCACAGTTAGTTGTTCTTCAGCTGAGGCTGAGTACCGTGCCCTAGCTTCTGCTACTAGGGAACTTCAATGGCTGTGTTTTTTGTTGCATGACCTCAAACAACATCCATCACGATTGCCGGTTCTCTACTGCGACAGTCAAAGCGCTATTCACATTTCAGCTAACCCCGTGTTCCATGAACGCACCAAGCATCTTGATATAGATTGCCATCTAGTTCGTGAGAAACTTCAAGCTGGAGTTATGCGTTTGTTACCTGTTGCTTCAAAGGATCAAGCTGCTGATGTATTCACCAAGGCATTAGGACCACGTCCTTTCCATGACTGTATTTCCAAGCTTGGTTTGATCAACATATATCAACCTCAAGCTTGTGGGGGGGTGACAAAGCATAAGGCTGACGTGGCAGAATGA
- the LOC131605706 gene encoding berberine bridge enzyme-like 22: MKVDMETKTTWVEGGATLEETYYAISQASDVYGFSAGSCPTVGVGGHIGGGGFGLLSRKYESLDMYAVARRKREVNRGLLEEKAALASAESHRYVETRKPVPDPQVTGLIYGNKNKESSNRTHD, translated from the exons ATGAAG GTTGATATGGAGACGAAAACAACGTGGGTTGAAGGTGGTGCAACATTGGAAGAAACTTACTATGCTATCTCTCAGGCAAGTGATGTATATGGGTTCTCAGCTGGATCATGTCCAACTGTAGGAGTTGGCGGACATATTGGTGGTGGGGGGTTCGGTCTGTTGTCTAGAAAATATGAATCACTCGATATGTATGCAGTagcaagaagaaaaagagaggtcAACAGAGGGCTGTTGGAG GAAAAAGCGGCTCTTGCATCGGCTGAGTCGCATCGATATGTTGAGACTCGAAAACCTGTTCCTGATCCTCAA GTTACAGGTTTGATATATGGAAACAAAAACAAAGAGAGTTCAAATAGGACACATGATTAG
- the LOC131603116 gene encoding WAT1-related protein At1g25270-like: MWDISSIWQRLKPDVVMVLIQIAYAVMTIIYKLAINDGMSMRVAAAYRLICASAFTVLVALIFDRKNRAKITWSVLFKSFLCGLFGGSLFLNLYLVGLALTSATFMLVVINLIPAITFIMAVCFRMDKFNLRVAEGKAKVIGTIMGIGGAMLMIFFKGAEIHIWSSNTNLLHPHHNQNKQMATHHADFGKKLLGVSCALASSCSFSLWYIIQAKLNKEYSSHRSSAALMSTMGAIQGTIIALCFERDWEQWKLQNNLRILAVIYPGIVASGLVVIAMAWCIKMRGPVFASIFSPLQLLLVVIAAYFMLDEKLYLGSMLGAIVIVCGLYAVLWGQSKELKKKKMILEITRMPENDELVVISTPAISHDKVVQTYTSSAITKDNVVNEQLP; encoded by the exons ATGTGGGATATCAGTAGTATATGGCAGAGGTTGAAACCAGACGTGGTAATGGTGCTTATACAGATTGCATATGCTGTGATGACTATAATATACAAGCTCGCAATAAATGATGGAATGAGCATGAGAGTAGCCGCGGCATATCGTCTTATTTGTGCATCCGCTTTCACTGTTCTAGTTGCTCTTATCTTTGATAG GAAGAATAGAGCAAAGATTACTTGGAGTGTGCTTTTTAAGTCATTTCTATGTGGATTGTTTGG GGGAAGTTTGTTTCTCAACCTTTATCTTGTTGGTTTGGCTTTGACGTCAGCAACATTTATGTTGGTCGTCATCAACCTAATTCCAGCCATCACCTTCATCATGGCTGTATGTTTCAG AATGGATAAATTCAATTTAAGGGTAGCAGAAGGAAAGGCGAAAGTGATTGGAACAATAATGGGAATAGGTGGTGCAATGTTGATGATATTTTTCAAAGGTGCAGAAATTCATATTTGGTCTTCTAATACCAATCTTTTGCATCCACATCacaatcaaaataaacaaatggCAACTCATCATGCTGACTTTGGTAAAAAATTGTTGGGTGTTTCATGTGCACTTGCAAGCAGTTGCTCCTTCTCATTATGGTATATTATTCAG GCTAAGTTGAATAAAGAATACTCAAGTCATCGCTCAAGTGCAGCTTTAATGTCCACAATGGGAGCCATTCAAGGAACTATTATTGCTCTTTGTTTTGAAAGGGATTGGGAACAATGGAAACTACAAAACAATCTCAGAATTCTTGCCGTTATATATCCA GGAATTGTGGCCTCTGGTTTAGTTGTTATTGCTATGGCTTGGTGCATAAAGATGAGGGGCCCTGTATTTGCATCTATTTTCAGTCCTTTACAACTCTTACTTGTAGTTATAGCTGCTTATTTCATGTTGGATGAAAAATTATATTTGGGAAG cATGCTTGGAGCAATTGTGATTGTGTGTGGTCTCTATGCGGTACTTTGGGGTCAAAGcaaagaattgaaaaagaaaaagatgatatTAGAAATTACAAGAATGCCTGAAAATGATGAGCTTGTTGTTATTTCCACGCCTGCTATTTCCCATGACAAAGTCGTCCAAACCTACACGAGTTCAGCCATTACTAAAGATAATGTTGTTAATGAGCAATTACCTTGA